From a region of the Sminthopsis crassicaudata isolate SCR6 chromosome 6, ASM4859323v1, whole genome shotgun sequence genome:
- the LOC141546936 gene encoding afadin- and alpha-actinin-binding protein B-like, which produces MEKEKLKRAGELDSLRGRQSQLQAQVEMCKDKIAAVEVREQELLDQNQRLQYELDKEQEEVKRLQLLLTTQGTLYDHQLKKKEQELWKLKERVQMLGERRDKRASIDILNTLNWMDGKRTQWRADKTENKKEGELFRTVVANLEQQVAEISLENKKMKQFLGQLDRDMINLLNFPQNDPSDDNGEGAAVDNGDIIWEHWNSLKKEVERLKGNASEECLCRDPMTIITDQDKELAQLRQEIQQSRDLIVWQQQCFQDQINQPEELPQDTAGSYFLEEQLQLQEAKALFARQQANFELERHRFTEAAIRLGHERRCFEQERAMFMKDWLPEQPPSHSQGNPQLCPDLSAHQIPEQELCPKNLGITLFSTSNQRLDRNPSGEKAYQDPPIYRLFKKLPGRYNPSSLPMRVMSCNNNNNNNKTQKQFRKINQHINQV; this is translated from the exons ATGGAGAAAGAGAAGTTGAAGAGGGCTGGAGAATTGGATTCCCTTAGAGGTCGACAAAGCCAGCTCCAG gcccaggtGGAGATGTGTAAGGACAAGATTGCTGCTGTGGAGGTCAGAGAGCAAGAACTCCTGGATCAGAATCAAAGACTGCAgtatgagctggacaaggaacaAGAAGAG GTGAAGCGGTTACAACTATTGTTGACCACCCAGGGAACTCTGTATGATCACCAGCTgaagaagaaagagcaagagCTATGGAAGCTCAAGGAGAGAGTCCAGATGCTTGGAGAACGGCGAGACAAAAGGGCTT CTATTGACATTCTCAATACCTTGAACTGGATGGATGGAAAGCGGACCCAGTGGAGAGCAGACAAGACTGAGAACAA gaaggaaggagagctGTTCCGGACTGTGGTGGCAAATCTAGAACAACAAGTTGCAGAAATTTCCCTggagaacaaaaaaatgaaacagtttttaGGTCAACTGGATAGGGATATGATCAATCTTCTGAACTTCCCCCAAAATGACCCTTCT GATGATAATGGAGAAGGAGCTGCAGTTGACAATGGTGACATAATATGGGAACACTGGAATTCCCTCAAGAAGGAAGTGGAAAGGCTGAAAGGAAATG CCTCGGAAGAATGCCTTTGCAGGGACCCCATGACTATCATCACAGATCAGGATAAAGAGTTGGCTCAACTGCGTCAGGAGATCCAGCAGAGCCGGGACCTGATTGTGTGGCAACAGCAGTGCTTCCAG GACCAGATAAACCAACCAGAGGAACTTCCCCAAGACACCGCAGGCTCATATTTCTTGGAAGAGCAGCTGCAGCTTCAGGAGGCGAAGGCACTATTTGCTCGGCAGCAGGCTAATTTTGAATTAGAACGGCATCGTTTTACAGAGGCTGCCATCCGTCTAGGGCATGAA CGTCGGTGCTTTGAGCAGGAACGTGCCATGTTCATGAAGGACTGGCTGCCTGAACAGCCACCAAGTCATTCCCAAGGGAATCCCCAACTTTGTCCAGATTTATCAGCTCATCAAA TTCCAGAGCAAGAGCTATGCCCAAAGAATCTTGGAATCACTCTCTTTTCCACAAGCAACCAAAGATTGGACAGAAATCCTTCTGGTGAAAAAGCTTATCAGGACCCCCCAATATATAGACTCTTTAAGAAGCTTCCTGGTAG